Proteins encoded within one genomic window of Brachybacterium sp. P6-10-X1:
- the rplO gene encoding 50S ribosomal protein L15: MTDKNTDSLLKLHDLRPAPGSKTARTRVGRGEASKGKTAGRGTKGTKARYQVPVGFEGGQMPMHMRLPKLRGFTNPFRVEYQVVNLATLAELFPEGGTVTVEDLVARGAVRKNQPVKVLGTGDVSVKLDITAQKFSASAEQKIAAAGGSVTTA, encoded by the coding sequence ACAAGAACACCGACAGCCTGCTGAAGCTGCACGACCTGCGCCCCGCGCCGGGATCGAAGACCGCGCGCACCCGCGTCGGTCGCGGCGAGGCCTCCAAGGGCAAGACCGCCGGTCGCGGCACCAAGGGCACCAAGGCCCGTTACCAGGTGCCGGTCGGCTTCGAGGGCGGCCAGATGCCGATGCACATGCGTCTGCCCAAGCTGCGCGGCTTCACCAACCCGTTCCGCGTCGAGTACCAGGTCGTGAACCTGGCGACCCTGGCCGAGCTGTTCCCCGAGGGCGGCACGGTCACGGTCGAGGATCTCGTCGCCCGGGGCGCCGTGCGCAAGAACCAGCCCGTCAAGGTGCTGGGGACCGGTGACGTGAGCGTCAAGCTCGACATCACCGCACAGAAGTTCTCCGCCTCGGCGGAGCAGAAGATCGCGGCGGCCGGCGGTTCCGTCACCACCGCGTGA